The proteins below come from a single Dinghuibacter silviterrae genomic window:
- a CDS encoding sensor histidine kinase: MRLRTKFILLVVLLHATLLVLSFMVWRSTPLVFILSEAVLVGSLAISWSLYRQLIRPLRMLMEGIEAIRDKDFTVKFRPTGKYEMDQLIDVYNRMIDELRAERTRQEEQHFFLDRLIQTSPTGIIILDFDGRVQQVNPAAAPLLSEELFAFLRALPTGGSRVVKLHGVHTYKLQKSQFMDRGFPRQFVMIEELTAELLAAEKDTYGKVIRMMAHEVNNTIGPVNSIIQTVSAGHPLPPPLHEALTAAFQRNQHLNHFVRNFAELVKLPPPVLQPVDLHLIAVSVAQLMSSQFPVTLTLSPGSFMVSADVLQMEQALVNIVKNAIEAIDGSGAVNISSSGRCLVVTDNGRGIPADAPLFTPFYSTKKDGQGIGLTLVREILVQHGCEFSLLTSEGVTRFTIQFPD; this comes from the coding sequence ATGCGTCTGAGGACTAAGTTCATCCTGCTGGTGGTCCTCCTACATGCCACGTTGCTCGTGCTTTCTTTTATGGTATGGCGCAGCACGCCTCTCGTGTTTATTCTGTCGGAAGCCGTGCTGGTCGGGTCCCTGGCCATCTCCTGGAGTCTTTACCGCCAGCTCATCCGTCCCCTGCGCATGCTCATGGAGGGCATCGAGGCCATCCGCGACAAAGACTTCACCGTCAAATTCCGGCCCACCGGCAAATACGAGATGGACCAGCTCATCGACGTCTACAACCGGATGATCGACGAGCTCCGCGCTGAGCGGACGCGCCAGGAGGAGCAGCATTTTTTTCTGGATCGCCTGATCCAGACCTCCCCTACCGGGATCATCATTCTCGATTTTGACGGGCGTGTTCAACAGGTCAATCCCGCCGCTGCGCCTCTGTTGTCCGAAGAGCTGTTCGCCTTTTTGCGCGCCTTGCCCACCGGCGGCTCCCGGGTTGTCAAGCTCCACGGCGTCCACACCTACAAGCTGCAAAAGTCCCAATTTATGGACCGCGGCTTCCCTCGCCAGTTCGTGATGATCGAAGAACTCACCGCCGAGCTCCTCGCCGCCGAAAAAGATACCTATGGCAAGGTCATCCGCATGATGGCCCACGAGGTCAATAATACCATCGGTCCCGTCAACTCCATCATACAAACGGTTTCGGCTGGGCACCCCCTGCCACCGCCGTTACACGAAGCCCTCACCGCGGCGTTTCAACGCAACCAGCACCTCAATCACTTTGTGCGCAACTTCGCCGAGCTTGTGAAGCTGCCGCCACCTGTTCTTCAGCCGGTCGATCTTCATTTAATTGCTGTTTCCGTGGCCCAGCTCATGTCGTCTCAATTCCCGGTCACCCTCACCCTCTCCCCCGGATCTTTTATGGTGTCTGCCGACGTGTTGCAAATGGAGCAGGCCCTGGTCAATATCGTCAAAAATGCGATCGAGGCCATCGATGGTTCCGGTGCCGTCAACATCTCTTCCTCCGGCCGCTGTCTCGTCGTCACCGACAATGGCCGTGGCATTCCCGCCGATGCCCCCTTGTTCACGCCCTTTTACAGCACCAAAAAGGACGGACAGGGGATCGGGCTCACCCTCGTGCGCGAGATACTGGTGCAGCATGGGTGCGAGTTTTCGCTTTTAACGTCGGAGGGGGTGACGCGGTTTACGATACAGTTCCCAGACTAG
- a CDS encoding sigma-54-dependent transcriptional regulator, giving the protein MILIIDDDIAVRASLALLLKTHKYSVREAAGPAEALLVMDKTVPDLVLLDLNFSMGTTGEEGLELLAVLRARFPDVPVILITGWGSIALAVRGMKLGAGDFIHKPWDNEHLLASIKTLLDLRGPRPGRRTRQQLDAQFHFQHIIGEDPRILQILDTIGRVAPTEASVLITGESGTGKELIAEAIHQNSLRSSKPFVKVNLGGISTSLFESEMFGHIRGAFTDARFDRAGRFETAHKGTIFLDEIGDLDAGSQVKLLRVLQDRTYEVLGSSRTKTVDVRVVCATNKDLADMVARGAFREDLLYRINLITLHLPPLRERPKDIPLLVNFFIGNLREIYNRPSLSVSAAAMRWLQHLPLPGNIRQLKNLVERTILVSASEELRVEDFMAQLERSPTSPAGPFQTLEAMEVEMIKRALEFHKHKIARAAKALGITRSALYRRLDKYQIPYDASED; this is encoded by the coding sequence ATGATCCTGATCATCGATGACGATATCGCTGTCCGGGCGTCGCTGGCGCTGCTGCTTAAAACACATAAGTACAGCGTGCGCGAGGCGGCCGGTCCTGCGGAGGCCCTTTTAGTGATGGACAAGACCGTCCCTGACCTGGTGTTGCTTGACCTGAATTTTTCCATGGGGACCACGGGGGAAGAGGGTTTGGAGTTGCTTGCCGTTCTTCGCGCCCGATTCCCCGACGTGCCCGTGATCCTCATCACCGGCTGGGGCAGCATCGCGCTGGCCGTGCGGGGAATGAAGCTGGGCGCCGGAGATTTTATTCATAAGCCCTGGGACAACGAACACCTCCTGGCCTCGATAAAAACCCTTTTGGACCTCCGCGGCCCACGTCCAGGCCGTCGCACCCGCCAGCAGTTGGACGCCCAGTTCCATTTCCAGCACATCATCGGCGAGGACCCGCGCATCCTCCAGATCCTCGACACCATCGGCCGGGTCGCGCCCACCGAGGCCTCCGTCCTCATCACGGGAGAAAGTGGTACGGGCAAGGAGCTCATCGCCGAAGCCATCCACCAAAACAGCCTCCGTTCTTCCAAACCCTTTGTAAAGGTCAACCTCGGCGGCATCTCCACCTCGCTTTTTGAAAGCGAGATGTTCGGCCACATCCGGGGCGCCTTTACCGACGCCCGTTTCGACCGGGCCGGCCGCTTCGAAACCGCGCACAAAGGCACCATTTTCCTCGACGAGATCGGCGACCTCGACGCCGGCAGCCAGGTAAAGCTGTTGCGCGTCCTCCAGGACCGGACCTACGAAGTACTCGGCAGCAGCCGCACCAAGACCGTGGACGTCCGGGTGGTGTGCGCCACCAACAAAGACCTCGCGGACATGGTCGCCCGCGGCGCCTTCCGGGAAGACCTGTTGTACCGCATCAACCTCATCACGCTCCACCTGCCTCCCTTACGGGAAAGGCCAAAGGATATTCCCCTCCTGGTCAATTTTTTTATCGGTAACCTCCGCGAGATTTATAACCGCCCGTCCTTATCCGTCTCTGCCGCCGCCATGCGCTGGCTGCAACACCTACCCCTCCCCGGGAACATCCGCCAGCTCAAGAACCTTGTCGAGCGGACGATCCTGGTTTCCGCTTCTGAAGAATTGCGCGTGGAGGATTTCATGGCCCAGCTCGAACGTTCCCCCACGAGCCCCGCTGGTCCCTTCCAGACCCTCGAAGCCATGGAGGTGGAAATGATCAAACGCGCCCTGGAGTTCCACAAACACAAGATCGCCCGGGCCGCCAAGGCGCTTGGCATCACCCGCAGCGCTCTCTACCGCCGCCTCGACAAATACCAAATCCCCTACGATGCGTCTGAGGACTAA
- a CDS encoding ABC transporter permease, whose product MLQHLFALMWNKKKQHALLVIEIFFSFMVIFALATMGVYFYKNYRQPLGLADKNVWNVSFTNGGNVASADSLAQFYHNLQLTVASMPGVEDACYSSFNIPFINAMSSTGMLIGNTSHQGIYYFQADDHYNNVLGMTLLEGRWFGKEDDAAAHPPVIINEALRKTAFGNGPALGQLTGSDKDQNRMRVIGVLADAKWAGDYMPPHISMWTRIDTAFYHGVNIMLVRVSPDADANLEANLYKTLSNAMKNANVSIGHLDDTRDSIDVQYLMPAIIFMIIAAFLVINVAFGLFGVLWYNINKRKSEIGLRRAVGASGWSVSRQLWVETLILATFGVVIGLFFAIQFPLLHVFDMSTGVYIAALIFTILFMYVLVTICSLYPGRQAASIFPAEALHED is encoded by the coding sequence ATGCTCCAGCATTTATTCGCCCTCATGTGGAACAAAAAAAAGCAACACGCGCTCCTGGTGATCGAAATCTTTTTTTCCTTCATGGTCATTTTTGCGCTCGCAACCATGGGGGTTTACTTCTATAAAAACTATCGCCAGCCCCTCGGCTTAGCCGACAAAAACGTCTGGAACGTCAGCTTTACGAATGGCGGGAATGTAGCCTCGGCCGACTCCCTGGCACAGTTTTACCACAACCTGCAACTGACGGTGGCCTCTATGCCCGGCGTCGAGGACGCCTGTTACAGCAGCTTCAACATCCCCTTTATCAACGCCATGAGCAGCACCGGCATGCTCATCGGCAATACGTCCCACCAGGGGATATACTACTTTCAGGCAGACGATCATTATAACAATGTACTGGGCATGACCCTGCTCGAAGGCCGGTGGTTTGGAAAGGAGGACGACGCGGCAGCACACCCACCTGTCATCATCAACGAGGCCCTGAGAAAGACGGCATTTGGGAACGGACCCGCCCTCGGCCAGTTGACCGGGTCAGACAAAGACCAGAACCGCATGCGCGTCATCGGGGTCTTGGCCGACGCCAAATGGGCCGGGGACTATATGCCGCCTCATATATCGATGTGGACACGGATCGACACCGCGTTTTACCACGGCGTGAACATCATGCTTGTCCGGGTATCCCCCGACGCCGACGCCAACCTCGAAGCCAATTTGTACAAGACCCTGTCCAACGCGATGAAAAACGCCAACGTCAGCATTGGACACCTGGACGATACCAGAGACTCGATCGACGTCCAGTACCTGATGCCGGCGATTATTTTCATGATCATCGCCGCTTTCCTGGTCATCAATGTCGCCTTTGGCCTTTTCGGCGTGCTTTGGTACAACATCAACAAACGCAAAAGCGAGATCGGTCTCCGCAGGGCGGTGGGGGCCAGCGGCTGGTCCGTGTCCAGGCAGCTTTGGGTGGAAACCCTGATCCTGGCAACCTTTGGGGTGGTCATCGGGCTTTTCTTCGCAATTCAATTTCCCTTGTTGCATGTATTCGACATGTCGACGGGCGTATACATCGCAGCCCTTATTTTTACTATCTTGTTTATGTATGTCCTGGTTACTATTTGTTCCCTTTACCCCGGCAGACAGGCCGCGTCGATCTTTCCGGCCGAGGCCCTGCACGAAGACTAA
- a CDS encoding ABC transporter permease — translation MLRNYLKIAMAVLKRRKFFTFISLFGISLTLAVLMVATAFEDGVLHPTYPDDKGGRILYVNSIHKWHQTKGFLTNGAASFFFITHYMSTLKTPALIGFVSNHTGTNTYVNGRKLSLRIRFTDQHFWDILGYDFLEGKPYDKTLIDNGGKVAVISEATKEAYFGKDKPSVGKYIEADNVQYQVIGVVRSDPNTNIFSSADIYLPYSLSKVSLDSKDLLGDYTGMILAPSRAAIPKVQQEFKEMFARVPVDGKDYDHQAAYADPFLVTFTRQLYEGFGGEGPYRNPREGTGLTYFYLGAALLAFLFMLLPTLNLISINTTRIMERSSEIGVRKAFGASSATLVVQFIVENVFLTLLGGLIGVALSLLALALINHSQVVPDLHLTLNLTVLTCGLGLCLFFGLLSGVYPAWRMSRLNVVTALKS, via the coding sequence ATGCTGCGTAATTATCTCAAAATCGCGATGGCCGTGTTGAAGCGGCGGAAGTTTTTCACTTTTATCAGCCTTTTCGGGATCAGCCTCACGCTGGCGGTCCTGATGGTGGCCACGGCTTTCGAGGACGGCGTCCTTCATCCAACCTACCCCGATGACAAGGGGGGCCGGATCCTCTATGTCAATTCTATCCACAAGTGGCACCAGACCAAAGGCTTTCTCACCAACGGGGCCGCGAGCTTCTTTTTCATCACCCATTATATGAGTACCCTCAAAACACCGGCCCTCATCGGTTTCGTGTCCAATCACACCGGTACCAATACCTATGTCAACGGCCGGAAGTTGTCCCTGCGTATCCGTTTTACGGACCAGCATTTTTGGGACATCCTGGGATATGACTTTCTGGAAGGCAAACCTTATGACAAAACCCTGATCGACAACGGGGGCAAGGTGGCCGTCATCTCCGAGGCCACCAAGGAAGCCTATTTTGGTAAAGACAAACCAAGTGTGGGTAAATATATTGAAGCGGACAATGTCCAATACCAGGTCATCGGGGTCGTACGGTCCGATCCCAATACCAATATTTTTTCCTCCGCCGACATTTACCTCCCTTACTCCCTTTCCAAGGTGAGCCTGGATTCGAAAGACCTGTTAGGGGATTACACCGGTATGATCCTGGCGCCCAGCCGGGCAGCCATTCCAAAAGTTCAGCAGGAGTTCAAAGAAATGTTTGCCCGGGTCCCCGTCGACGGCAAGGACTATGACCACCAGGCGGCTTATGCAGACCCTTTCCTGGTGACATTTACCCGGCAACTGTACGAGGGTTTTGGAGGAGAAGGTCCTTACAGGAACCCCCGCGAGGGCACGGGTCTTACCTATTTCTACCTGGGCGCCGCCCTGCTGGCTTTTCTTTTCATGTTGCTCCCCACCCTGAACCTGATCAGCATCAACACCACCCGGATCATGGAGCGTTCTTCCGAGATCGGGGTGCGTAAAGCGTTCGGCGCTTCTTCCGCGACCCTGGTCGTTCAATTCATCGTAGAGAACGTCTTCCTGACCCTGCTCGGGGGGCTGATCGGTGTCGCGCTTTCCCTCCTGGCCCTGGCCCTGATCAATCATTCCCAGGTGGTACCCGACCTCCACCTGACGCTCAACCTCACCGTATTGACCTGCGGGCTGGGGCTTTGTTTGTTTTTTGGCCTGCTCTCCGGTGTTTATCCTGCCTGGCGGATGTCCCGGCTCAACGTCGTCACCGCCTTGAAATCCTAA
- a CDS encoding ABC transporter ATP-binding protein: MLHLKNIEKVYRTDTVETLALKNINLDVAKGEFLSVMGPSGCGKSTLLNIMGLLDGPSKGEVRVGGQATARMGDKQLAHFRNKSIGFIFQSYHLIGDLRVLDNAELPLLYRAMSARERRALAGEALGRVGLANRVKHFPTQLSGGQKQRVAIARAIVGKPDIILADEPTGNLDSVMGGEIMDILLDLNRTEGTTIVMVTHDESMARRTHRLVRLFDGSQVQ; the protein is encoded by the coding sequence ATGCTGCACCTTAAGAACATAGAAAAAGTCTACCGGACCGACACTGTGGAAACGCTGGCGTTGAAGAACATCAACCTCGACGTCGCCAAGGGCGAATTCCTCTCCGTCATGGGTCCTTCGGGTTGTGGGAAAAGTACATTGCTCAACATCATGGGTCTCCTCGACGGTCCCTCCAAGGGAGAGGTCCGCGTCGGCGGTCAGGCCACCGCACGGATGGGGGACAAACAACTCGCCCACTTCCGGAATAAGTCCATCGGGTTTATCTTTCAAAGCTACCACCTCATCGGTGACCTCCGGGTCCTCGACAATGCGGAATTGCCCCTGCTCTACCGCGCCATGAGCGCCCGCGAAAGAAGGGCACTGGCGGGGGAGGCACTCGGCCGGGTGGGCCTGGCCAACAGGGTCAAACATTTTCCCACCCAATTGTCGGGCGGGCAAAAACAACGCGTGGCCATCGCCCGTGCCATCGTGGGCAAACCCGACATCATCCTGGCGGACGAGCCCACGGGCAACCTGGATTCGGTGATGGGGGGTGAGATCATGGACATCCTGCTCGACCTTAACCGCACCGAGGGAACCACCATTGTCATGGTCACCCACGATGAAAGCATGGCGCGTCGCACGCACCGGCTGGTCAGATTGTTTGACGGATCACAAGTACAATAA
- a CDS encoding TolC family protein, which produces MLFAKLYCVGLLLCVRPDTARLTLAEVVELARQNSIDAKQAITVRKTKYWQYRTYRSNYQPQLSMTGVVPGYSKTYTQVLQPNGTILFQPVYQDNASLTLNFSQTIAATGGTIYGETQLQQFNDFKNKVILYNGVPYAIGYSQPLFQYNSLRWDNRIEPLKYRESKQAYIEAQEKIAIAAEGYFFDLLLAQVNLRMAETNRHNTEKILGIARIKYDLGKVSKNEILQLQLEQLNTEKAEGTARRDLEIATLTLRTYTGEDSADNIVLSIPDIISDVTISTDKVLDEAYANRSDAIAFVRRIAEARRDVALAKGQNGLTATLTANLGYSNTGPTVPDVYHAPQDQQLLQLQFNVPILDWGRSKARARTAEANEQLVEYTVEQDKQTFKQQIVTQVSLFNVMKDQVGLTARADSIAAAKYEIARQRYVLGDLSITDLSIAFQENDQAQRDYIGALRDFWGAYYQLRYLSLYDFEKNEKITYK; this is translated from the coding sequence ATGTTGTTCGCTAAATTATATTGCGTAGGGCTGCTGTTATGCGTGCGGCCGGACACCGCACGGCTCACGCTGGCCGAAGTCGTGGAACTGGCCAGGCAAAATTCCATCGACGCCAAACAGGCCATTACCGTACGGAAGACCAAGTACTGGCAATACCGCACGTACCGCTCGAACTACCAGCCGCAACTGTCGATGACGGGTGTCGTCCCGGGATACAGCAAGACCTATACCCAGGTCCTCCAACCCAACGGGACCATCCTTTTCCAACCGGTGTACCAGGATAACGCCTCCCTCACCCTCAATTTCAGCCAAACCATCGCTGCCACGGGCGGGACCATCTACGGGGAGACCCAGCTCCAACAGTTCAACGATTTCAAGAACAAGGTCATCCTGTACAATGGCGTGCCGTACGCCATCGGCTACAGCCAGCCGCTTTTCCAATACAACAGCCTCCGCTGGGACAACCGGATCGAGCCGCTCAAATACCGCGAGAGCAAACAGGCGTATATCGAAGCCCAGGAAAAGATCGCCATTGCAGCGGAAGGCTATTTTTTCGACCTGCTCCTGGCGCAGGTGAACCTCCGCATGGCGGAGACCAACCGGCACAACACCGAAAAGATTCTGGGGATCGCGCGGATCAAATATGACCTGGGTAAAGTGTCGAAGAACGAGATCCTTCAGTTGCAACTGGAGCAGCTCAACACGGAAAAGGCGGAAGGCACCGCCCGCCGTGACCTGGAGATCGCCACCCTGACGCTGCGGACGTATACGGGGGAGGACTCGGCAGACAACATCGTCCTGAGCATCCCGGACATCATCAGCGACGTCACCATCTCCACGGACAAGGTACTGGACGAGGCCTACGCCAACCGTTCGGACGCCATCGCCTTTGTACGGAGGATCGCCGAAGCCCGGCGGGACGTGGCGCTGGCCAAGGGGCAGAACGGGCTAACGGCCACGCTCACGGCCAACTTAGGCTATTCCAATACGGGGCCCACGGTCCCCGACGTCTACCACGCGCCCCAGGACCAGCAGCTCCTCCAGCTCCAGTTCAACGTCCCCATCCTGGACTGGGGCCGCTCCAAGGCAAGGGCCCGGACCGCGGAGGCCAACGAGCAGTTGGTGGAATACACCGTGGAGCAGGACAAGCAAACGTTCAAACAACAAATCGTCACCCAGGTCTCGCTGTTCAACGTGATGAAAGACCAGGTGGGCCTCACCGCCCGGGCCGACAGCATCGCCGCCGCGAAATACGAGATCGCCCGGCAGCGGTACGTATTGGGCGACCTGAGCATCACCGACCTCAGCATCGCCTTCCAGGAGAACGACCAGGCCCAGCGGGACTACATCGGCGCGCTGCGGGATTTCTGGGGAGCGTATTACCAGTTGCGCTACCTTTCGTTGTATGATTTTGAAAAAAATGAAAAGATCACGTATAAATAA
- a CDS encoding efflux RND transporter periplasmic adaptor subunit codes for MDTALPASVTRKKRRNRLLWSILLPVCLGIAFWITWGFLTPSISRSTLITAVAGVGNMENTISASGEVLPEFEETLTSAIDCSIRKVLKDEGTKVHAGESILALDKSETQAELQKLTFQLASKQGDIDRLRVDLNQSYSDIQSNDAIKQLHIGNLKDAVENARRLYDAGGGTREDIEQAELNLKVAQEEKRQLESQIRSKQQTMQLDIKAAELAAQIQKSDLDALARKLKLADATATRDGVITYIDKNIGTAVKTGETLARIADLSSFKVSGSISDTYLDQLRGGMPAIIRINDTLLRGHVDNVYPSVQGGLVSFDVRLDQPGNAQLRPNLKVDVFLVTDTHNGVVRVANGAAFKGGKVQDIFVLKNGKAYRRTVRIGLTSFDFVEVQEGLQPGDTVIDSDMSDYKNTKQLDVVR; via the coding sequence ATGGATACAGCCCTCCCCGCATCGGTCACCAGAAAAAAACGACGCAACCGCCTCCTCTGGAGCATCCTCCTCCCGGTCTGCCTGGGGATCGCCTTTTGGATAACCTGGGGTTTTCTGACGCCGTCGATCAGCCGGTCGACATTGATCACCGCGGTCGCGGGTGTCGGGAATATGGAGAATACGATCAGCGCTTCGGGGGAGGTGCTCCCGGAATTCGAGGAGACGCTCACGAGCGCCATCGACTGCTCCATCCGCAAGGTCCTCAAGGACGAAGGGACAAAAGTGCACGCCGGTGAATCCATCCTCGCGCTGGACAAATCGGAGACGCAGGCGGAGTTGCAGAAACTGACCTTCCAGCTGGCCTCCAAACAGGGAGACATCGACCGCCTCCGGGTGGACCTGAACCAGAGCTATTCGGACATACAATCCAACGACGCGATCAAACAGTTGCACATCGGGAACCTGAAGGACGCGGTGGAGAACGCCAGGCGTTTGTATGACGCGGGCGGGGGAACGCGCGAGGACATCGAGCAGGCGGAACTAAACCTGAAGGTGGCGCAGGAGGAGAAGCGACAATTGGAAAGCCAGATCCGTTCGAAACAGCAAACCATGCAGCTGGACATAAAGGCGGCGGAGCTGGCGGCACAGATCCAGAAAAGCGACCTGGACGCGCTGGCACGGAAGCTAAAGCTGGCGGACGCCACCGCGACGAGGGACGGGGTCATCACCTATATCGACAAAAACATCGGGACCGCGGTCAAGACGGGGGAAACCCTAGCGCGGATTGCGGACCTGAGCAGCTTCAAGGTGTCGGGCAGCATTTCGGATACCTACCTGGACCAGCTCCGGGGAGGGATGCCGGCGATCATCCGCATCAACGACACGTTGCTCCGGGGGCATGTGGACAATGTCTACCCGTCGGTCCAGGGGGGCCTCGTCAGTTTTGACGTTCGCCTGGATCAGCCCGGTAATGCACAGCTCCGGCCCAACCTCAAGGTGGATGTTTTCCTGGTGACCGACACCCACAACGGCGTGGTTCGGGTAGCCAACGGGGCGGCATTCAAAGGGGGGAAGGTGCAGGATATTTTCGTGTTGAAAAACGGGAAGGCGTACCGGAGAACCGTGCGGATCGGCCTGACGAGCTTCGACTTTGTGGAAGTACAGGAGGGGTTGCAACCGGGGGACACGGTGATCGATTCGGATATGAGCGATTATAAAAACACAAAACAGCTCGATGTTGTTCGCTAA
- a CDS encoding DUF4421 domain-containing protein: MPFYGLAQTFDSTYYHSYHREITARIFTSRKYTRLLLSEPGGTLKYRPNTPPNIGIGATYSFVTLNLAAGLGFLAPPNEKGRTRYLDLQTHFYFRRFSVDLLGQFYHGYYLPDAALRMDADYSRPDLRVAYGGAAGYYVFNFRRFSYRAAMVSDEWQLRSAGSFLAGWELYFGSIRADSALAPSFLSKDSSGYKTRSARFFEMGPGVGYAYTFVWRRHYFLTGGATVAGAYGTTHEYGNTAAQHEGFIPLVTYRLSAGYNGSLWGLHASWVNGQVALPGVYAAEAYRIKTGIYRLTVVRRFVLPARGKSVRYRALFFPTKSTTR, encoded by the coding sequence GTGCCTTTTTACGGCCTGGCGCAGACATTCGACTCTACCTACTACCATTCCTACCACCGGGAAATCACTGCCCGGATCTTTACGTCCAGGAAGTATACCCGCCTGTTGCTGTCCGAACCCGGGGGAACCCTCAAATACCGGCCGAATACCCCGCCGAACATCGGCATCGGCGCTACCTATAGCTTCGTGACCCTGAACCTGGCCGCCGGCCTCGGTTTTCTCGCGCCCCCGAATGAAAAAGGCAGGACCCGCTACCTCGACCTCCAAACCCACTTTTATTTCAGGCGGTTTTCCGTGGACCTTCTTGGACAGTTTTATCATGGCTATTACCTGCCCGACGCCGCCCTTCGCATGGACGCAGACTATTCCCGCCCGGACCTCCGCGTAGCCTACGGCGGCGCCGCCGGGTATTATGTATTCAACTTCCGCCGTTTCTCCTATCGCGCCGCCATGGTCTCGGACGAATGGCAGCTCCGGTCCGCCGGTTCTTTTCTGGCCGGCTGGGAGCTCTATTTCGGTTCTATCCGCGCGGACAGCGCGCTGGCGCCGTCCTTTCTGTCAAAAGACAGTTCAGGATACAAGACCAGGAGCGCCCGCTTTTTCGAAATGGGCCCCGGGGTGGGGTATGCCTATACGTTTGTCTGGCGGCGCCACTACTTTTTAACCGGCGGCGCTACCGTCGCCGGAGCTTATGGCACGACCCACGAATACGGGAACACCGCCGCTCAACACGAAGGATTTATTCCCCTCGTCACCTACCGTTTGTCCGCGGGGTACAACGGGTCCCTTTGGGGATTGCACGCGTCCTGGGTCAACGGGCAGGTGGCCCTGCCGGGGGTCTATGCCGCGGAAGCGTACCGGATAAAGACGGGGATCTATCGACTGACGGTGGTCAGGCGGTTCGTGCTGCCCGCTCGCGGAAAAAGTGTCCGGTATCGAGCACTTTTTTTTCCAACAAAATCGACAACTCGCTAA
- a CDS encoding GAF domain-containing protein, which produces MAEDLHIATGTKVEQYEGLLPQITGLLEGETDLVANLANITGALKEQFGWFWVGFYLVKGEELVLGPFQGPVACTRIRKGKGVCGTSWAEARTVIVPDVEAFPGHIACSSLSRSEIVVPLIRDGVVRGVLDVDSAELDTYDLTDRLYLERVAAMIPF; this is translated from the coding sequence ATGGCGGAAGATTTGCACATCGCGACTGGTACAAAGGTAGAACAATACGAAGGTCTCCTACCACAAATCACGGGCCTTCTCGAAGGGGAAACGGACCTGGTGGCCAACCTGGCCAATATTACAGGGGCGTTGAAAGAACAGTTCGGCTGGTTTTGGGTGGGGTTTTATCTTGTCAAAGGAGAAGAGCTGGTCCTGGGCCCGTTCCAGGGACCCGTAGCCTGTACCCGGATCCGCAAGGGTAAAGGGGTTTGCGGGACCAGTTGGGCGGAAGCCAGGACCGTGATCGTTCCCGACGTCGAGGCGTTTCCGGGGCACATTGCCTGCAGCAGCCTGTCGCGTTCGGAGATCGTCGTTCCGCTGATCAGGGACGGCGTGGTCCGGGGGGTGCTGGACGTGGACAGCGCCGAACTGGATACGTATGACCTGACCGACCGCCTGTACCTTGAACGCGTAGCGGCGATGATTCCGTTTTAA
- a CDS encoding YtxH domain-containing protein, translating into MAKNSTFLIGLAAAAAAGAALGLLMAPKKGSETRKDISDKIDEIYDHLKSVGRKVKSHASNMQDDLYDLRNQAKV; encoded by the coding sequence ATGGCAAAAAATTCCACCTTCCTCATCGGTCTGGCCGCTGCGGCCGCCGCCGGTGCCGCCCTGGGCCTGTTGATGGCGCCCAAAAAGGGTAGCGAGACCCGCAAAGACATTTCCGACAAAATCGACGAGATCTACGATCATTTGAAAAGCGTAGGACGCAAGGTAAAAAGTCACGCCAGCAACATGCAGGATGACCTGTATGATCTCCGGAACCAGGCAAAGGTCTAA